TCTTGAAGTTCCTTAAGCTTTTCTGCATGTTTATTCTTGTCATTAACCCATTTTCCTGTTTCATCcttatggaggaagagagtGTGATCCTTGCCATTTTCTTTCTTGCTCAATGTTACAACACATGGtttatctcctttaaagtaGATTAGAGCTGATAGGAAAAGTGCCTCTTCCCCTCCATCCCATATAGTCTCACCTCCATAAACAAGTTGTGTAGGCTTCTTCTTATCCTTTGGTGTACAGGTCAAGAGTGGAACACCGTTATGACTGGATACTCTCACATTAAAAATAGCAGAATCAATCTTGGATTTGTAATCAGCCACAGGAGTGGGCCTAGTACCTTCATTTGATCCTGCCTCTTGACCTTTTGCTTCCCGAATCTTGtcattaaaatcttcaaGCTCTAAAGGCTTCCATTCTGTACCAACCTTGTTAAAGCGCTTAATGTCTAGTGTGTTATTATCATTGACAATCCACAAAGCAATGAGTTTTGTCTCTCCTTTGGAGTGAAACTGTATGCTTTTACAGGCTTCTTGACCGGAGCTGGA
This region of Theileria equi strain WA chromosome 1, complete sequence genomic DNA includes:
- a CDS encoding hypothetical protein (encoded by transcript BEWA_029410A), encoding MRLSSLLYTIFIIKLVRSEKKVTFNVSQPDLNNTTLETRQDSGIEVKTYSPRDGFRIESVKYGDKELWSSSSSGQEACKSIQFHSKGETKLIALWIVNDNNTLDIKRFNKVGTEWKPLELEDFNDKIREAKGQEAGSNEGTRPTPVADYKSKIDSAIFNVRVSSHNGVPLLTCTPKDKKKPTQLVYGGETIWDGGEEALFLSALIYFKGDKPCVVTLSKKENGKDHTLFLHKDETGKWVNDKNKHAEKLKELQDAARPKEPPETAKGHVE